Proteins encoded by one window of Asterias rubens chromosome 18, eAstRub1.3, whole genome shotgun sequence:
- the LOC117302700 gene encoding uncharacterized protein LOC117302700, which yields MAALTDCKMSVIFLAMFLLGHHRVQTFKLNNDVLSFVDTDSSVETEHGSSRPDPSSYHSMEDDHNDYSDSEDDDHDNDDDHDDASSIQLSALQAESSVPDDDPDFVPSEIDLSNDSPSSSSDDHEPEDLDFVPSEIDLSNGSDAISHDYESEDPDFVPSETDLSNDSQSSSSDDHEPEDLDFVPSEIDLSNGSDAISHDYESEDPDFVPSETDLSNDSQSSSSDDHEPEDLDFVLSEIDLSNGSDAISHDYESEDPDFVPSETDLSNDSQSSSSDDHEPEDLDFVPSEIDLSNDSDAISHDYESEDPDFVPSEVDLSNDSPSSSSDDQESEDSVIAQSDLPVEQSKDSQETRGIGSSPSTQLREHDKDKTSRRRGKQWGGSPPTRRLNEIRQADAEYFDLYLCGQFLDITEDDSNRFAVLGFNYAGRSQPFLPCQDPSSVRETVNYLYRTQTDSLNAFQQVLRDLPAAWQRYIAEKGSAPRTVHIFSFNAPANVDDVVQFLQLRTSEPYSSARFILGYANQRVEIENGKSDLDGDFVDLMEQLRLAKVDAVLVCGRCLKVAGYPVGGRRRNTMRYGMSALPWPISSQCRIDQEDNIPGADFTQKTCNSFQKSVAKCAVRSLDRRLSRDDDTTRDAVSGRGTNEDLQRKLGEVTRICIRDKRCWRKESASIRDLFVSSEEVPGSHRRRGPKLDFGKIIERCVSGARKLPLDLEDFQRH from the coding sequence ATGGCGGCGCTGACTGATTGCAAGATGTCAGTAATCTTTCTGGCGATGTTCCTTCTCGGCCACCATAGAGTCCAAACCTTCAAACTGAACAATGACGTTCTGTCGTTCGTAGATACTGATTCATCAGTCGAGACGGAGCACGGCAGTTCTCGTCCAGATCCGTCATCATACCACTCAATGGAAGATGATCACAATGATTACAGTGATTCTGAAGATGATGATCATGATAACgatgatgatcatgatgatgcTTCGTCAATACAACTATCGGCTCTGCAGGCCGAGTCTTCTGTTCCTGATGATGATCCGGACTTTGTTCCGTCAGAAATTGATTTGTCTAACGACTCTCCGAGTTCCTCATCTGATGACCACGAGCCGGAAGATCTGGACTTTGTTCCGTCAGAAATTGATTTGTCTAACGGCTCTGATGCGATCTCCCATGACTACGAGTCGGAAGATCCGGACTTCGTTCCTTCAGAAACTGATTTGTCTAACGACTCTCAGAGTTCCTCATCTGATGACCACGAGCCGGAAGATCTGGACTTTGTTCCGTCAGAAATTGATTTGTCTAACGGCTCTGATGCGATCTCCCATGACTACGAGTCGGAAGATCCGGACTTCGTTCCTTCAGAAACTGATTTGTCTAACGACTCTCAGAGTTCCTCATCTGATGACCACGAGCCGGAAGATCTGGACTTTGTTCTGTCAGAAATTGATTTGTCTAACGGCTCTGATGCGATCTCCCATGACTACGAGTCGGAAGATCCGGACTTCGTTCCTTCAGAAACTGATTTGTCTAACGACTCTCAGAGTTCCTCATCTGATGACCACGAGCCGGAAGATCTGGACTTTGTTCCGTCAGAAATTGATTTGTCTAACGACTCTGATGCGATCTCCCATGACTACGAGTCGGAAGATCCGGACTTTGTTCCGTCAGAAGTTGATTTGTCTAACGACTCTCCGAGTTCCTCATCTGATGACCAAGAGTCAGAAGATTCGGTAATTGCTCAGTCAGATCTGCCAGTTGAACAGTCCAAAGATTCGCAAGAGACACGTGGCATTGGTTCGTCTCCAAGCACCCAGTTGAGAGAGCATGACAAAGATAAGACATCCAGAAGGCGCGGGAAACAGTGGGGCGGTTCACCCCCTACCCGACGACTGAATGAAATCAGACAAGCAGACGCTGAATATTTTGATTTGTACCTCTGCGGACAATTTCTTGACATTACTGAGGATGACAGCAATCGTTTCGCAGTCTTGGGCTTTAACTACGCCGGTCGGTCGCAGCCATTTCTTCCCTGTCAAGACCCATCCTCAGTTAGAGAAACTGTGAATTACTTGTACCGTACTCAAACAGACAGCCTGAATGCTTTCCAGCAAGTACTTCGCGATTTACCAGCAGCCTGGCAAAGGTACATAGCTGAGAAAGGCTCTGCCCCAAGAACAGTCCATATCTTCTCTTTCAACGCACCGGCAAATGTTGACGATGTTGTTCAGTTTCTTCAGTTGCGGACTTCAGAACCTTACAGCTCAGCTCGTTTCATCCTCGGCTACGCTAACCAGAGAGTAGAGATTGAAAACGGGAAATCCGACTTGGACGGAGACTTTGTTGATTTAATGGAACAGTTACGCCTAGCAAAGGTGGACGCAGTCCTAGTTTGCGGTCGGTGTCTGAAAGTGGCGGGTTACCCGGTAGGCGGGCGTAGACGCAACACCATGAGGTACGGCATGTCGGCTCTTCCATGGCCAATTAGCTCACAATGTCGCATCGATCAAGAAGATAACATTCCAGGCGCAGACTTCACCCAAAAAACATGTAATAGCTTCCAGAAGTCCGTAGCAAAGTGTGCTGTCCGGTCTTTGGACCGTCGCTTATCCAGAGACGATGACACCACCAGAGATGCTGTGTCCGGTCGGGGCACCAACGAAGACCTGCAACGGAAACTGGGTGAAGTCACTAGAATCTGTATAAGAGACAAACGTTGTTGGAGAAAGGAAAGTGCATCAATTCGTGATCTGTTTGTATCTTCGGAAGAAGTCCCTGGTAGTCATCGTCGAAGAGGACCAAAGTTAGATTTCGGCAAGATAATAGAACGATGTGTTTCAGGGGCACGAAAACTGCCACTTGACTTGGAAGACTTCCAACGTCACTGA